In Micromonospora sp. WMMA1363, a genomic segment contains:
- a CDS encoding ABC transporter permease subunit — MSTVSWITARGLFGRRRFLLLLPLPVLLVLLAVLSRTLRVDPGAWGPPVLVGLGLAVVLPVVALIVGTGVLGAEIDDGTVVHILTKPLPRWQIVLPKLAVAAGVTAVTVAVPLYVAGVLADSVRLGLALAAAASIGAVAYSAFFVALSLVARRPVLLGLVYVLIWEGLLGNFVSGTKVLSIQQYVIALADRFAPTELLATDVSVPVATVMTTLIAVGFTALAIDRLRSFSVAGETS; from the coding sequence ATGTCTACCGTTTCCTGGATCACCGCGCGGGGGCTGTTCGGGCGCCGGCGCTTCCTGCTGCTGCTTCCGCTGCCGGTGCTGCTGGTGCTGCTCGCCGTGCTGTCCCGCACGCTCCGGGTGGACCCGGGTGCGTGGGGCCCGCCGGTGCTGGTCGGCCTCGGGCTGGCCGTGGTGCTGCCGGTGGTCGCCCTGATCGTCGGCACCGGCGTGCTGGGCGCCGAGATCGACGATGGCACCGTGGTGCACATCCTGACCAAGCCGCTGCCGCGCTGGCAGATCGTGCTGCCGAAGCTGGCGGTCGCCGCCGGCGTCACCGCGGTCACCGTCGCCGTGCCGCTCTACGTCGCCGGCGTACTGGCCGACTCGGTACGCCTTGGCCTGGCACTCGCCGCCGCCGCGTCGATCGGGGCGGTGGCGTACTCGGCGTTCTTCGTGGCGCTCAGCCTGGTCGCCCGGCGGCCCGTGCTGCTCGGCCTGGTCTACGTGCTGATCTGGGAAGGGCTGCTCGGCAACTTCGTCAGCGGCACGAAGGTGCTCTCCATCCAGCAGTACGTGATCGCGCTCGCCGACCGCTTCGCTCCGACCGAGCTGCTCGCCACCGACGTCTCGGTGCCGGTCGCGACCGTGATGACGACGCTGATCGCGGTCGGCTTCACCGCCCTGGCCATCGACCGCCTCCGGTCGTTCTCGGTGGCGGGCGAAACCAGCTGA
- a CDS encoding ABC transporter ATP-binding protein produces the protein MSAISAERTPAPTRTTSTLELAGVSRWYGNVVAVNDVSMALGPGVTGLLGPNGAGKTTLLHMMAGFLAPSRGTVALDGAPTWRNPDVYRRLGLVSEREAVHAFLTAHEFVLASARLHRLPDPEEAARRAIALVELEGAQSRRIGTYSKGMRQRARVAAALVHDPQVLLLDEPFNGMDPRQRLHMMDLLHQLGVAGRTILFSSHILEEVEQVSGTVQVMVAGRLAASGDFRTIRRLMTNRPHVFAVRSTDDRALAVALMAEPSVTGVELTRAGLTVRAGDYGAFTRALPKIAQAQSIRVRQLVPEDESLESVFSYLVEA, from the coding sequence ATGAGCGCGATCAGTGCCGAGCGGACGCCGGCCCCCACCCGCACGACGAGCACCCTGGAGCTGGCGGGCGTGTCCCGCTGGTACGGCAACGTGGTCGCCGTCAACGACGTGAGCATGGCCCTCGGGCCCGGTGTCACCGGGCTGCTGGGCCCGAACGGTGCCGGCAAGACGACGTTGCTGCACATGATGGCTGGTTTCCTGGCGCCGTCGCGTGGCACGGTGGCCCTGGACGGGGCGCCGACCTGGCGCAACCCCGACGTCTACCGGAGGCTGGGCCTGGTCAGCGAGCGGGAGGCGGTGCACGCCTTCCTCACCGCGCACGAGTTCGTGCTGGCCAGTGCCAGGCTGCACCGGCTGCCCGACCCGGAGGAGGCGGCGCGCCGAGCGATCGCTCTGGTCGAGTTGGAGGGTGCGCAGTCCCGCCGGATCGGCACGTACTCCAAGGGCATGCGGCAGCGGGCGCGGGTGGCGGCGGCGCTGGTCCACGACCCGCAGGTGCTGCTGCTCGACGAGCCGTTCAACGGCATGGACCCACGGCAGCGGCTACACATGATGGACCTGCTGCACCAGCTCGGCGTCGCCGGACGGACCATCCTGTTCAGCTCGCACATCCTGGAGGAGGTCGAGCAGGTCTCGGGTACCGTCCAGGTGATGGTCGCCGGCCGGCTCGCCGCCTCGGGCGACTTCCGGACGATCCGCCGTCTGATGACCAACCGGCCGCACGTCTTCGCCGTCCGGTCCACCGACGACCGGGCGCTGGCGGTCGCGTTGATGGCCGAACCGTCGGTGACCGGCGTGGAGCTGACCCGTGCCGGGCTGACCGTTCGGGCCGGGGACTACGGCGCCTTCACCCGGGCGCTGCCGAAGATCGCGCAGGCGCAGAGCATCCGGGTCCGGCAGCTGGTGCCCGAGGACGAGTCCCTGGAGAGCGTCTTCTCCTACCTGGTGGAGGCCTGA
- a CDS encoding ABC transporter permease, giving the protein MSEPTGVIHDIGYQRYPGPRLGRGAVFGALYLHGLRTVFGFGRSAKAKMFPWLVVGIVTVVAAGVTAVRSQIGQVVMTYAQFADAMSWLVIFFVAVAAPELVSRDLRSGVMPLYFSRPLPRSHYPLAKLLALVTALWLLLGGPQLVMFLGAAFTTKEGMRGVWNEVLDLLPGLLYAGLWAAVFASIGLLVAALTGKRAFGAGGIVAVFLMTTPIVGVLSILPARAVNELAFLASPSTLVNGVGTWALGDLLVPEGGGPPIGGFGPVYAVTAVVLVAACVTLLLARYRKVAAR; this is encoded by the coding sequence ATGTCTGAGCCGACCGGTGTCATCCACGACATCGGGTACCAGCGCTACCCGGGTCCTCGGCTGGGCCGGGGTGCCGTGTTCGGGGCGCTGTACCTGCACGGGCTGCGGACCGTCTTCGGCTTCGGCCGCAGCGCCAAGGCGAAGATGTTTCCCTGGCTGGTGGTGGGCATCGTGACCGTGGTGGCTGCCGGCGTCACCGCCGTCCGCAGCCAGATCGGCCAGGTCGTCATGACGTACGCGCAGTTCGCCGACGCGATGAGCTGGCTGGTCATCTTCTTCGTCGCGGTGGCCGCCCCGGAACTGGTCAGCCGGGACCTGCGCAGCGGGGTCATGCCGCTGTACTTCTCCCGGCCGCTACCCCGGTCGCACTACCCGCTCGCCAAGCTACTCGCCCTCGTCACGGCCCTGTGGCTGCTGCTCGGCGGGCCGCAACTGGTGATGTTCCTCGGCGCCGCCTTCACCACCAAGGAGGGGATGCGAGGCGTCTGGAACGAGGTGCTCGACCTGCTGCCGGGCCTGCTCTACGCCGGCCTCTGGGCGGCGGTCTTCGCCTCGATCGGGCTGCTGGTGGCCGCGCTCACCGGCAAGCGGGCGTTCGGCGCCGGCGGGATCGTGGCGGTCTTCCTGATGACCACGCCGATCGTCGGCGTGCTGTCCATCCTGCCCGCCCGGGCCGTCAACGAGCTGGCCTTCCTGGCCTCGCCCTCGACCCTGGTCAACGGCGTGGGCACCTGGGCCCTGGGTGACCTGTTGGTGCCCGAGGGGGGTGGACCGCCGATCGGCGGGTTCGGCCCGGTCTACGCGGTCACCGCCGTGGTGCTCGTCGCCGCCTGCGTCACCCTGCTGCTGGCCCGATACCGGAAGGTGGCCGCCCGATGA
- a CDS encoding ABC transporter ATP-binding protein — MTLIATESLTKTYGGGVTALADLTVEVQPGIIGLVGANGAGKSTLIKILLGLLNPTSGRARVLGLDPTTQPDQVRARVGYMPEHDALPPDLSAAELVTHLGRMSGLPRTVARERASEALRHVGLYEERYRPVGGYSTGMKQRVKLAQALVHDPDLLLLDEPTNGLDPAGRDAMLALVHRIGTEFGISVLVCSHLLGEVERICDTLVAIDGGRLLRADHISAMTTATDVLAVEVSEGTEELAARLAGYRLPVTREGRLLLVPLADDATYDLILGAVAELDLPLHRLDQRRHRVAELFATREPSNV; from the coding sequence GTGACACTCATCGCGACCGAATCGCTGACCAAGACGTACGGGGGTGGGGTCACCGCGCTGGCCGACCTGACCGTCGAGGTCCAGCCTGGCATCATCGGCCTGGTCGGCGCGAACGGCGCCGGCAAGTCCACGTTGATCAAGATCTTGCTCGGTCTGCTCAACCCGACCAGCGGGCGGGCCCGGGTGCTCGGCCTGGACCCGACCACCCAGCCTGACCAGGTACGCGCCCGGGTCGGCTACATGCCGGAGCACGATGCCCTGCCCCCCGACCTCAGCGCCGCCGAGCTGGTCACCCACCTTGGCCGGATGAGCGGCCTGCCCCGGACGGTGGCCCGCGAGCGGGCCAGCGAGGCACTACGGCACGTCGGGCTCTACGAGGAGCGGTACCGGCCCGTCGGTGGCTACTCGACCGGTATGAAGCAGCGGGTCAAGCTGGCCCAAGCGCTCGTGCACGACCCGGACCTGTTGCTCCTCGACGAGCCCACGAACGGCCTCGACCCGGCCGGGCGGGACGCCATGCTCGCCCTGGTCCATCGGATCGGCACCGAGTTCGGCATCTCCGTGCTCGTCTGTTCGCACCTGCTCGGCGAGGTGGAGCGGATCTGTGACACGCTGGTCGCCATCGACGGCGGCCGGCTGCTGCGCGCCGACCACATCTCCGCGATGACCACGGCCACCGACGTGCTCGCGGTCGAGGTCAGCGAGGGCACGGAGGAACTGGCCGCCCGGCTCGCCGGGTACCGACTCCCGGTGACCCGGGAGGGGCGGCTGCTGCTCGTCCCGCTCGCTGACGACGCCACCTACGATTTGATCCTCGGCGCGGTCGCCGAGCTGGACCTGCCGCTGCACCGGCTGGACCAGCGCCGGCACCGGGTGGCCGAGTTGTTCGCCACGAGGGAGCCCAGCAATGTCTGA
- a CDS encoding DM13 domain-containing protein produces the protein MVFRLLRAPLTWVAAAVLVAGAAFGLYWFQPWKLVTDTAVDEELTVVATAAAPSDAASVPAGPAVVRSGEFVTHEHETTGSARIVRDADGQLRLELVGLATSNGPDLRVWLTDQQVRTGTAGWRVFDDGRWVELGRLKGNRGNQAYDIPADVDLAGLTSVSIWCKRFSVSFGAAPLTG, from the coding sequence ATGGTCTTCCGACTGCTACGCGCCCCGCTCACCTGGGTCGCGGCCGCCGTGCTCGTCGCCGGCGCCGCGTTCGGCCTCTACTGGTTTCAGCCGTGGAAGCTGGTCACCGACACCGCGGTCGACGAGGAACTGACCGTCGTGGCGACCGCGGCGGCTCCGTCCGACGCGGCCTCCGTCCCGGCCGGACCGGCGGTCGTCCGCAGTGGCGAGTTCGTCACGCACGAACACGAGACCACCGGCAGCGCCCGGATCGTCCGGGACGCCGACGGCCAGCTGCGGTTGGAGCTGGTCGGGCTGGCCACCTCCAACGGTCCGGACCTACGGGTCTGGCTCACCGACCAGCAGGTCCGCACCGGCACCGCGGGGTGGCGGGTGTTCGACGACGGGCGCTGGGTGGAGCTGGGCCGGCTCAAGGGCAACCGGGGCAACCAGGCGTACGACATTCCCGCCGACGTGGACCTGGCCGGGCTGACCAGCGTCTCGATCTGGTGCAAGCGCTTCTCCGTGTCGTTCGGCGCGGCCCCGTTGACCGGCTGA
- the cysC gene encoding adenylyl-sulfate kinase, which produces MSNGWVVPDEVLRDTPAYTPRPGELADLELVLSGAYAPLTGFMTRADLVSVSRRGRLADGAPWPVPVTLQVPPALAAGLDVRDPASRALVLTDGEGAPVAALEVTDVWQVRDGVAGVGGPVRRLGDGGHGPFQRLRRVPEEVRAMLPPGRVLGVIADRPLHRPQLAQIAHAARTLSAHLLVLIPIGEDSGDGVPPEALVRSVFAARDRMPPATLVAVPLSHRRDEISEALLRARVSAAYGVTHLLSTGEMLPGAGLRVLVPRELAYDSRDGQWRWREDIPPRNRRLPLTQAEIDDLLDRGFPLPEWHTPPAVAKELVRARPPRRYRGLVIFMTGLSGSGKSTIARGLADALREQGERTVTLLDGDVVRRELSAGLGFGRADRDANVRRIGWVAAEIARHRGLAVCCPIAPYAQARATAREMTLAAGAGFLLVHVATPLEVCERRDRKGLYARARAGLLTGMTGVDDPYEEPTDADLVIDTADLSVDEAVQAVLHHLTETGWVEPRHPTV; this is translated from the coding sequence ATGAGCAACGGCTGGGTGGTGCCGGACGAGGTACTCCGGGATACGCCGGCGTACACACCACGCCCTGGTGAGCTGGCCGACCTGGAACTGGTGCTGAGCGGGGCGTACGCCCCGCTGACCGGCTTCATGACCCGCGCCGACCTGGTGTCGGTCAGCCGGCGTGGTCGCCTGGCCGACGGCGCGCCCTGGCCGGTGCCGGTGACCCTCCAGGTGCCCCCGGCGCTCGCCGCGGGGCTGGACGTGCGCGACCCGGCGAGCCGCGCACTGGTGCTGACCGACGGCGAGGGCGCTCCCGTGGCGGCGCTGGAGGTCACCGACGTGTGGCAGGTCCGGGACGGCGTGGCCGGCGTCGGCGGGCCGGTGCGTCGGCTCGGCGACGGAGGGCACGGGCCGTTCCAGCGGCTGCGGCGCGTTCCGGAGGAAGTCCGGGCGATGCTGCCGCCCGGACGGGTGCTCGGGGTGATCGCCGATCGCCCGCTGCATCGGCCGCAGCTCGCACAGATCGCGCACGCCGCGCGCACTCTCAGCGCCCACCTGCTGGTGCTGATCCCGATCGGCGAGGACAGCGGCGACGGGGTGCCACCGGAGGCTCTGGTCCGCAGCGTCTTCGCGGCCCGCGACCGGATGCCCCCGGCGACGCTGGTCGCCGTGCCGCTGTCCCATCGCCGGGACGAGATCAGCGAAGCCCTGCTGCGGGCCCGGGTGTCCGCCGCGTACGGGGTGACGCACCTACTCTCCACCGGCGAGATGCTCCCCGGGGCCGGGCTGCGGGTGCTGGTGCCTCGGGAGTTGGCTTACGACAGCCGGGACGGGCAGTGGCGCTGGCGGGAGGACATCCCCCCGCGCAACCGCCGGCTGCCGCTGACCCAGGCCGAGATCGACGACCTGCTGGACCGGGGCTTCCCGCTGCCGGAGTGGCACACGCCGCCGGCGGTGGCCAAGGAGTTGGTCCGGGCCCGGCCGCCCCGGCGCTACCGGGGTTTGGTGATCTTCATGACCGGCTTGTCCGGCTCCGGCAAGTCAACGATCGCCCGGGGTCTGGCGGACGCGCTCCGTGAGCAGGGCGAGCGGACGGTCACGCTGCTCGACGGCGACGTCGTGCGCCGGGAGCTGTCGGCCGGGTTGGGGTTCGGCAGGGCCGACCGGGACGCGAACGTCCGCCGGATCGGCTGGGTGGCTGCCGAGATCGCCCGGCACCGGGGGCTGGCGGTTTGCTGCCCGATCGCCCCGTACGCGCAGGCGCGGGCGACCGCCCGGGAGATGACCCTGGCTGCCGGGGCGGGCTTCCTGCTGGTCCACGTCGCCACTCCGCTGGAGGTCTGCGAGCGGCGGGACCGCAAGGGTCTGTACGCGCGGGCCCGTGCCGGCCTGCTCACCGGAATGACCGGCGTCGACGACCCGTACGAGGAGCCGACCGACGCCGACCTGGTGATCGACACAGCCGATCTGTCGGTCGACGAAGCCGTGCAGGCGGTGCTGCACCATCTGACTGAGACCGGTTGGGTCGAGCCCCGCCACCCGACGGTCTAG
- a CDS encoding DeoR/GlpR family DNA-binding transcription regulator, with protein MLAQQRQAAILDRVRAAGGVRVTELAAEFGVSDMTIRRDLDLLHERGLLAKVHGGATVAGPGSTDEPGFGAKSVRQLPEKAAIASRAAELVRPGAAVALSAGTTTAELARRLVDVPGLTVVTNSLPVAEVLYAAGRPDQTVVLTGGVRTPSDALVGPLAVDAVRSLHLDLLFLGVHGISERAGFTTPNLMEAETDRALVAASDRLVVLADHTKWGTVGISSIVGLAAADILVTDDQLPATARRVLDEQVGELVIVSGAGRTTPTGGGVAP; from the coding sequence GTGCTGGCGCAGCAACGGCAGGCGGCGATTCTCGACCGGGTCCGTGCCGCTGGCGGGGTGCGGGTGACCGAGCTGGCGGCCGAGTTCGGCGTGTCGGACATGACCATCCGGCGCGATCTCGATCTCCTGCACGAGCGCGGGCTGCTGGCCAAGGTGCACGGCGGCGCGACCGTCGCCGGACCGGGCTCGACCGACGAGCCCGGGTTCGGGGCCAAGTCGGTCCGCCAGCTCCCGGAGAAGGCCGCCATCGCCAGCCGTGCCGCCGAGCTGGTCCGGCCCGGGGCGGCCGTGGCCCTCTCCGCCGGCACCACCACCGCCGAGCTGGCCCGCCGGCTGGTCGACGTGCCCGGCCTCACCGTGGTGACCAACTCCCTTCCGGTGGCCGAGGTCCTGTACGCGGCCGGCCGGCCGGACCAGACCGTGGTGCTCACCGGTGGTGTCCGCACGCCCTCCGACGCGCTGGTCGGGCCGCTCGCCGTGGACGCGGTCCGCTCACTGCACCTGGATCTGCTGTTCCTCGGCGTGCACGGAATCAGCGAGCGGGCGGGGTTCACCACCCCGAACCTGATGGAGGCCGAGACCGACCGAGCCCTGGTGGCCGCGTCCGACCGCCTGGTGGTGCTCGCCGACCACACCAAGTGGGGCACGGTCGGAATCTCCTCCATCGTCGGGCTCGCCGCCGCGGACATCCTGGTCACCGACGACCAGCTGCCCGCCACCGCCCGACGGGTACTCGACGAGCAGGTGGGCGAGCTGGTGATCGTCAGTGGCGCGGGCCGGACCACGCCGACGGGTGGAGGGGTGGCGCCGTGA
- the galT gene encoding galactose-1-phosphate uridylyltransferase, whose amino-acid sequence MKRTAIELADGRELIYFDEREDAVRDQADRRDLPPPPPASQLRYDPLTDEWVALAVHRQTRTFLPPANQCPLCPSRDGRRGEIPATAYDVVVFENRFPSFSGRIATEPAEITPFTPVRPGQGRCEVVCFTDDHHASLANLAPRRVRTVLDALADRTAALSDLPGVQQVFPFENRGVEIGVTLHHPHGQIYAYPFVTPRTRALLAAARRHADRTDGRNLYADVLAAERAAGDRVVADNEHWTAYVPAAARWPFEVHVAPHRPVPDIPALRDAERASFGPLYLDLLRRFDGLFDVPMPYVAAWHQAPVRIDRELGHLHLQLFSVRRAKDKLKYLAGSESGMGVFINDIAPERAAQLLRGA is encoded by the coding sequence GTGAAGCGCACCGCGATCGAGCTGGCCGACGGCCGTGAGCTGATCTACTTCGACGAGCGCGAGGACGCCGTCCGCGACCAGGCGGACCGCCGGGACCTGCCGCCGCCCCCACCCGCGTCGCAGCTACGGTACGACCCGCTCACCGACGAGTGGGTGGCGCTCGCCGTGCACCGGCAGACCCGCACCTTCCTCCCCCCGGCCAACCAGTGCCCGCTCTGTCCGTCCCGGGACGGACGGCGCGGCGAGATCCCGGCCACCGCCTACGACGTGGTGGTCTTCGAGAACCGCTTTCCCTCGTTCAGCGGCCGCATCGCCACGGAGCCGGCGGAGATCACCCCGTTCACCCCGGTCCGGCCGGGCCAGGGCCGCTGCGAGGTGGTCTGCTTCACCGACGACCACCACGCCTCGCTCGCCAACCTCGCCCCCCGCCGGGTACGGACCGTCCTCGACGCGCTCGCCGACCGGACCGCCGCCCTGAGCGACCTGCCCGGGGTGCAGCAGGTCTTCCCGTTCGAGAATCGGGGCGTCGAGATCGGGGTGACTCTGCACCACCCGCACGGGCAGATCTACGCGTACCCATTCGTGACACCGCGGACCCGCGCGCTGCTGGCCGCCGCCCGCCGGCACGCCGACCGCACCGACGGGCGCAACCTGTACGCCGACGTACTCGCCGCCGAGCGCGCGGCCGGCGACCGGGTGGTCGCCGACAACGAACACTGGACCGCGTACGTACCGGCCGCGGCCCGGTGGCCGTTCGAGGTGCACGTGGCGCCGCACCGGCCGGTGCCGGACATTCCCGCGCTCCGCGACGCGGAGCGGGCTTCGTTCGGGCCGCTCTACCTGGACCTGCTGCGCCGCTTCGACGGACTGTTCGACGTTCCCATGCCGTACGTCGCGGCGTGGCACCAGGCCCCGGTCCGGATCGACCGAGAGCTGGGCCACCTGCACCTACAACTGTTCAGCGTCCGGCGGGCGAAGGACAAGCTGAAGTACCTGGCCGGGTCGGAATCCGGAATGGGCGTGTTCATCAACGACATCGCTCCGGAACGCGCCGCCCAGTTACTCAGGGGAGCGTGA
- a CDS encoding NADP-dependent isocitrate dehydrogenase translates to MAKIKVNNPVVELDGDEMTRIIWKQIREQLILPYLDVDLHYYDLSIQYRDQTDDQVTVDAANAIKQHGVGVKCATITPDEARVEEFGLKKMWRSPNGTIRNILGGVVFREPIIMSNVPRLVPGWTKPIIIGRHAHGDQYKASDFVVPGPGTVTITYTPTDGGAPVEMEVANFTGGGVAMGMYNFDESIRDFARASMRYGLDRGYPVYLSTKNTILKAYDGRFKDIFAEVFENEFKADFEAAGITYEHRLIDDMVAAALKWEGGFVWACKNYDGDVQSDTVAQGFGSLGLMTSVLMTPDGRTVEAEAAHGTVTRHYRQWQKGEKTSTNPIASIYAWTRGLAHRGKLDNTPAVTEFANTLEQVIVDTVEGGQMTKDLALLISRDAPWLTTDEFMKALDENLARKLAA, encoded by the coding sequence ATGGCGAAGATCAAGGTAAACAACCCGGTCGTTGAGCTGGACGGCGACGAGATGACCCGGATCATCTGGAAGCAGATCCGGGAGCAGCTGATCCTGCCCTACCTCGACGTCGACCTGCACTACTACGACCTGTCGATCCAGTACCGTGACCAGACCGACGACCAGGTCACCGTCGACGCCGCGAACGCCATCAAGCAGCACGGCGTGGGCGTCAAGTGCGCCACGATCACCCCGGACGAGGCCCGGGTCGAGGAGTTCGGCCTGAAGAAGATGTGGCGGTCGCCGAACGGCACCATCCGCAACATCCTCGGCGGTGTCGTCTTCCGCGAGCCGATCATCATGTCCAACGTTCCGCGGCTCGTGCCGGGCTGGACCAAGCCGATCATCATCGGTCGGCACGCCCACGGCGACCAGTACAAGGCGAGCGACTTCGTCGTCCCCGGTCCGGGCACGGTGACCATCACCTACACGCCGACCGACGGCGGCGCACCGGTGGAGATGGAGGTCGCCAACTTCACCGGCGGCGGCGTCGCGATGGGTATGTACAACTTCGACGAGTCGATCCGTGACTTCGCCCGTGCCTCCATGCGGTACGGCCTGGACCGCGGCTACCCGGTCTACCTGTCGACCAAGAACACCATCCTCAAGGCGTACGACGGCCGGTTCAAGGACATCTTCGCCGAGGTGTTCGAGAACGAGTTCAAGGCCGACTTCGAGGCCGCCGGCATCACCTACGAGCACCGGCTGATCGACGACATGGTCGCCGCCGCGCTCAAGTGGGAGGGCGGCTTCGTCTGGGCCTGCAAGAACTACGACGGTGACGTCCAGTCCGACACCGTCGCGCAGGGCTTCGGCTCGCTCGGCCTGATGACCTCGGTGCTGATGACCCCGGACGGCCGCACGGTCGAGGCCGAGGCCGCGCACGGCACCGTCACCCGGCACTACCGGCAGTGGCAGAAGGGCGAGAAGACCTCGACCAACCCGATCGCCTCGATCTACGCCTGGACCCGGGGCCTGGCCCACCGGGGCAAGCTGGACAACACCCCGGCGGTGACCGAGTTCGCCAACACGCTGGAGCAGGTCATCGTCGACACCGTCGAAGGTGGCCAGATGACCAAGGACCTCGCGCTGCTCATCTCCCGGGACGCCCCGTGGCTGACCACCGACGAGTTCATGAAGGCGCTGGACGAGAACCTGGCCCGCAAGCTCGCCGCCTGA
- a CDS encoding malate dehydrogenase, which translates to MGKKVTVVGAGFYGSTTAQRLAEYDVFDTVVITDIVEGKPAGLALDLNQSRAVEGFETKLVGVTTGPNGEGYEAIEGSDVVVITAGLPRRPGMSRMDLLETNAKIVRQVAENVAKYAPNAVVIVVSNPLDEMTALAQIATQFPKNRVLGQAGMLDTARFTNFVAEALNVPVKSVRTLTLGSHGDTMVPVPSKSTVDGKPLREVMPADRIEELVVKTRNGGAEVVALLRTGSAYYAPSAAAARMAKAVAEDSGAVMPVCAWVDGQFGISGVYLGVEAEIGAQGVRRVVETDLDADELAALKEAAEAVRAKQADVSSM; encoded by the coding sequence ATGGGTAAGAAGGTCACTGTCGTCGGGGCCGGCTTCTACGGCTCCACCACCGCACAGCGCCTGGCCGAGTACGACGTCTTCGACACCGTCGTGATCACCGACATCGTGGAGGGCAAGCCGGCGGGTCTCGCGCTGGACCTCAACCAGTCACGCGCCGTCGAGGGCTTCGAGACCAAGCTTGTCGGTGTCACCACCGGTCCGAACGGCGAGGGCTACGAGGCCATCGAGGGCTCCGACGTCGTGGTCATCACCGCCGGTCTGCCCCGTCGGCCGGGGATGAGCCGGATGGACCTGCTGGAGACCAACGCAAAGATCGTCCGGCAGGTTGCCGAGAACGTCGCGAAGTACGCCCCGAACGCCGTCGTCATCGTGGTCTCCAACCCGCTCGACGAGATGACCGCGCTCGCCCAGATCGCCACGCAGTTCCCGAAGAACCGGGTGCTCGGCCAGGCCGGCATGCTGGACACCGCCCGGTTCACCAACTTCGTCGCCGAGGCGCTGAACGTACCGGTGAAGTCGGTCCGGACGCTGACCCTCGGCTCGCACGGCGACACCATGGTGCCGGTGCCGTCGAAGAGCACGGTCGACGGCAAGCCGCTGCGGGAGGTCATGCCGGCCGACCGGATCGAGGAACTGGTGGTCAAGACCCGTAACGGCGGCGCCGAGGTGGTCGCCCTCCTCAGGACCGGTTCGGCGTACTACGCTCCGTCGGCCGCCGCCGCCCGGATGGCGAAGGCCGTGGCCGAGGACTCCGGCGCGGTCATGCCGGTCTGCGCCTGGGTCGACGGCCAGTTTGGCATCTCCGGCGTCTACCTGGGCGTCGAGGCCGAGATCGGCGCTCAGGGCGTCAGGCGGGTCGTTGAGACCGACCTGGACGCGGACGAGCTCGCCGCCCTGAAGGAGGCCGCCGAGGCCGTTCGCGCCAAGCAGGCCGATGTCTCCAGCATGTGA
- a CDS encoding bifunctional methylenetetrahydrofolate dehydrogenase/methenyltetrahydrofolate cyclohydrolase → MTATLLNGKATAAEIKDELRARVKALAERGVTPGLGTVLVGADPGSQAYVNGKHRDCAEVGIASIRRELPAEATQEQVDAVLAELNADPACHGYIVQLPLPGHLDTQRVLELIDPAKDADGLHPVNLGRLVLGYPGPLPCTPRGIIELLRRHDVALRGAKVAVVGRGNTVGRPLGLLLTRRSENATVTLCHTGTLDLAAHTRAADIVIVAAGVPGLLTADMVTPGAAVVDVGITRVVGPDGKGRYTGDVDPEVTEVAGALVPMPGGVGPMTRAMLLTNVVERAERD, encoded by the coding sequence GTGACGGCGACGCTTCTGAACGGCAAGGCGACCGCGGCCGAGATCAAGGACGAGCTGCGGGCCCGGGTGAAGGCTCTGGCCGAGCGGGGCGTCACGCCCGGACTCGGCACAGTCCTCGTCGGTGCCGATCCCGGCTCCCAGGCGTACGTCAACGGCAAGCACCGCGACTGCGCCGAGGTCGGCATCGCGTCGATCCGGCGGGAGCTGCCGGCGGAAGCCACCCAGGAACAGGTCGACGCCGTCCTCGCCGAGCTGAACGCCGACCCGGCCTGCCACGGCTACATCGTCCAGCTGCCGCTGCCCGGCCACCTGGACACCCAGCGGGTGCTGGAGTTGATCGACCCGGCCAAGGACGCCGACGGCCTGCACCCGGTCAACCTGGGCCGGCTGGTGCTCGGTTACCCGGGCCCGCTGCCCTGCACCCCGCGCGGCATCATCGAGCTGCTGCGCCGGCACGACGTGGCGCTGCGCGGCGCCAAGGTCGCCGTCGTCGGCCGGGGCAACACCGTGGGTCGCCCGCTCGGGCTGCTGCTCACCCGGCGCAGCGAGAACGCCACGGTCACCCTCTGCCACACCGGCACCCTGGACCTCGCCGCGCACACCCGCGCCGCGGACATCGTGATCGTCGCGGCCGGAGTGCCCGGTCTGCTCACCGCCGACATGGTCACACCGGGCGCAGCCGTTGTCGACGTCGGCATCACCCGGGTGGTCGGCCCGGACGGCAAGGGGCGCTACACCGGGGACGTCGATCCGGAGGTGACCGAGGTGGCCGGCGCTCTGGTGCCGATGCCCGGCGGCGTCGGCCCGATGACCCGTGCGATGCTGCTGACCAACGTCGTCGAGCGTGCCGAACGGGACTGA